One stretch of Penaeus vannamei isolate JL-2024 chromosome 7, ASM4276789v1, whole genome shotgun sequence DNA includes these proteins:
- the LOC113828449 gene encoding uncharacterized protein → MTRFQGVWVKRSAMTWLDASIKKMYVSRNGVNESEQLVEPEVQKKIKKLLRFAHRQLRMEVIKKLKGHGGEYIKYDENYGENKSKTCSPDELETKVLSAFEHKPTEHSIYNSYKEKGKKHTFDNDWKAKNAFERLDEDVHKGGVTGRKFIFDEYGDIIENAHTRKKEDINKGKIDGGKVIFDEPNMKDTKKGKGNDFLCGKIGNGKKIIFDDDGVAVEDIHKERIHKNFTEENDTSCLEKAHIASQCQGPNMNSSVNLKPLKTKKPSKFLNIKYDDNPDIVKSDGFYVSRKGLKRLNKLKGELSAKGMPDEKLCKILRKERQKEERLVKRKHKLRTEEKEETDKSE, encoded by the exons ATGACACGGTTTCAAGGTGTCTGGGTCAAGAGATCAGCCATGACTTGGCTTGATGCAAGTATTAAAAAAATGTACGTCTCAAGGAATGGAGTAAATGAATCAGAGCAACTGGTAGAACCAGAAgtacagaagaaaataaagaagctaCTCAGGTTTGCTCACAGACAATTAAGAATggaagtaataaaaaaattaaaggggCATGGGGGAGAATATATTAAATATGATGAGAATTATGGAGAAAACAAATCTAAAACATGCTCCCCTGATGAATTGGAAACTAAAGTTCTGTCTGCATTTGAACATAAGCCAACAGAACATTCAATTTATAATTCttataaagaaaaggggaaaaaacatacTTTTGACAATGATTGGAAAGCAAAAAATGCTTTTGAAAGATTAGATGAAGATGTACATAAAGGTGGGGTGACTGGAAGAAAATTTATCTTTGATGAGTATGGTGATATCATTGAAAATGCACatacaaggaagaaagaagatataaacaaaggaaagatAGATGGGGGGAAAGTTATTTTTGATGAGCCAAACatgaaagatacaaagaaaggaaaaggaaatgacttTCTATGTGGAAaaataggaaatggaaaaaaaattatttttgatgatgatggagtAGCTGTTgaagatatacataaagaaagaataCATAAAAACTTTACTGAAGAGAATGACACTTCCTGTCTGGAAAAGGCACACATTGCCAGCCAGTGTCAAGGGCCAAATATGAATTCATCTGTAAACTTGAAACCTTTAAAGACAAAGAAGCCTTCAAAATTCCTCAATATAAAATACGATGACAACCCAGACATTGTGAAATCTGATGGATTTTATGTTTCAAGAAAAGGCCTAAAACGACTCAATAAATTGAAgg GAGAGCTGTCTGCTAAAGGGATGCCTGATGAAAAACTGTGCAAGATTTTGCGGAAGGAGCGACAAAAAGAGGAACGATTAGTAAAGAGAAAGCACAAGCTcaggacagaagaaaaagaagagactgaTAAATCAGAGTGA